The Arachis ipaensis cultivar K30076 chromosome B03, Araip1.1, whole genome shotgun sequence region agaagaataaaaatacgGCCGAGGAGGAATTGATGGGCGAGGTTAACTTGGACCAGGTGAAAAAATTCACTGAGAACCAGAAAGTATTGCATGGCTATAGGGGTGATGATGATTTGACCTCCCTATGGAGTGAGCATTTTCCTTTTACTGTGATGGCGGACGAGCATGTGCAGAGTCCTTCCGACATTAAGCTGATTCATGAAGTGGGTGAGGTTGGAGTTGCCCAGTACTTACAGGTATAATTGTTGGTATTTGTTTTCGTGTTATATTGGTTTTGCTGGTATTTATTTTCCTGGTTTTCTTTAGGTGATTGGGGCACGCTTAATGTGTGTTGGTCGGACTGAGGAGTTGAAGTGCTCCAGGGCTGTCTTTGATAAGTCGGCGATGGATCAACTTATGCGGGAGAATATGGAAAAGAGTGGTAAGCTCCGAGATGCGTTGGACTTGGTGGATCGGTTGGGAGAAAAGCTTAAAGAGGCTGAGTCGTCCTTGAAGAAATCTGGTGAGGACAAGGCTGCTCTAGAAGCTATAATTGTTGAGCTTGGGATTGAAAAGAAGCAGGCTGAGGAGGATAAGGAACATGATGGTCTGGAGATGTTTGCAGCTGGTTTTGATAGAGCTGTTGAGCAGGCGAAGTTCTTGTTGCCTGATTGTGATCTGTCCAGAATGGATCCCTGCAAAGTTATTGTTGGAGGTGAGTTGGTTGATGATGACGACGAGGTTGAGGGGGAAGGAGAGAATCCTGCCTCGTAGTGGAAAGTTTAACTTATATATATGTAATTTTGTGTTAGGTCAGTGTTGCCTTTCTGAAGGCTGACTTTGTGAAAAGTTTGACTTATGTAATTTTTTGTGAATCGTTTTGATTGAAACCTTGTTCCTCGGTTGGAGGTGTGGATATTGCTTGTTCTGTTATATTTTGTGCAAGTATGAAGTTTATTATTGTTTATTGTTGCATTTGTGGAGTTCTTTGGATAGATTGCGTTTGCTGATTTGAGGGGTTGAGTTTTTCTAATCGAAAATCTGGCGCTAGATAACATAGTGTAAATAGGAatagaaaaatattagtaatatatTTGGAAAGTGCGGGGTGgtgtgcctcattaaaacctctccaGCAAAACCCTCCTTAGGGAAAAAAtctggtagtaggaaaaagagtgcatcaccATGTTCGACTTATACATTAGCTGAAATATAATTTCAGGGACGATATGTTCCATGTGTTTGGTAGGATAGTTCCATCGAGCTTTTGTATTTTGTAAGCCCCCTTGCCGACGACTTTGTACACTTTGAATGGTCCTTCCCAATTCGCGCTTAACTTGCCATGTCCGTGCGGCTTTCGTATGTCTTCGACCTTTCTGAGTATGAGATCGCCTTTTGAAAAAGTCTGTGGTTTGATTTTCCTGTTGTATTTCCGAGCTATAGCCCGTTTTGTTGCTAGCTGTTGTAGTGTTGATTTGTTGTGATCTTCCTCCATCAGGTCAAGTTCGGTTTTCCTTCTTTCTATGTTGTCAGCTTCGTTCGTGTTTGCAGTTCTGTTACTTTGTAGGGATACTTTGATTGGTATCATAGTGTCGCTCCCATACACCAATCTGAACGGGGTTTCCTTTGTTGAAGACTGTTCTGTGGTGTTGTAGCTCCAGATCACTTCTGGGATGAGCTCGGCCCATTCGCCTTTTGAGTCTTCCAGTTTTTTTCAAAGGCCCTGCAAAATTATCTTGTTGGCAGCCTCTGCTAGACCGTTAGTTTGTGGGTGTTCAACTGAGGTAAATTGTTGGTTTATTTTGAAGTTTTGTAAAAATTTGGTGAATCGTTGGTCTATGAATTGTCTTCCATTATCGATGATGATGGATTGAGGTATACCAAAGCGACACATTATATTTTTCCATACGAAAGAAATCATTTTTTCAGAAGTGATTTTCGCTAATGGTATGGCCTCTATCCATTTAGTAAAGTAATCTATAGCAACAATTAAAAATTTGACCTGGCCTGGAGCTGGAGGGAATGGTCCGAGGATGTCTAGTCCCCATTTGTTGAATGGCCAGGATACCTCGGATGTATGTAGCTGCTCGGCCGGGTTGTGAATGATTGGTGCATGGCGTTGGCGTTGATCACAGTGGGTGACTTTGTGGATACAATCTTGTTTTAACGTCGGCCAATAGTAACCGGCTCGGAGGATTTTCGCGGCTAAGCTTCTGCCGCCAATGTGAGTGCCACATACCCCTTCGTGGACCTCGTCCATGGCCAGTTTTGCTTCGGCCGTGTTTATGCATCGGAGGAGTGGCCTTGTGAATCCTCTCTTGTATAGCTCGGTCCCCAgtaggggtggcaacggggcgggtaggggcgggtttttgctctaccAGACCCCGCCCCGCTCTACAGAAAACCCGCATCAAACCCGCCCCGCCCTACCCGCGGGTTGTAAAATGTTAAACCCTAACCCGCTCCTGCGGGTACCCGTCCCGCCCCTACCTGCTCCTATAATTATTAAATCTAACAAATAAACTAGTCCCCAGTATCGTGTAAAAGCTCGCCAGTCTTTTGAATTTCTTTTCGTTTTGAATGTTGTCGGGCATTATTCCTGTTCTTAGGTAGTTTATGAATGGTGTTCTCCAGTCGTCTTCCTATGAAACACTAGCCATTGTTGTTAAGGTGACGCTGGGTTCGTCCAGTGTTAGTTGTGACAACACGGGGCTGTTGTATTGACTTCTTGTTGTTGCCAACTTGGAGAGGAGATCTGCTCTGTTGTTTTGTTCCCTTGGTATATGAAGAATATCGAATCTGTCGAATCTTCTGATGAGGTTGTTAACCATTGCGTTGTATTTCTCAAGAAGTGGATCTTTTACCTGAAAATTACCTGTTACTTGTTGCACTACTAAGAGTGAGTCGCACTTGACGTTTATTTTTGTTATTCCCATGGTCTGTGCTAGGCATAGTCCTGCTATTAAAgcttcgtattctgcttggttattaCTTGCCTGGAAGGTGAATTGTAGTGATTGTTCGAGTTGTATTCCCTGGCTGTTTTCGAGGAGTATTCCTGCTCCGGAGCCTTTGCTGTTTGAGGCCCCGTCGACGTATAGCGTCCATGGGTCTTCCTGAGGAGATGTGTCTTCTTGTGTCAGTTTGGCGACGAAGTCGGCTAACGCTTGTGATTTGATAGCGCCTCTGGACTGGTATTGTATGTCATATTCTGAAAGCTCGATGGACCACTTGATTAGCCTTCCCGCCAGTTCGGGCCTCGTCAGTATTTGTCTTAAGGGTTGTTCTGTTCTGACTATGATGGTGTGGCTTTGAAAGTAGTGCCGTAGTCGTCTGGCTGTTATAACAAGTGCTAAAGCTAATCTTTCTAGCTTTGGATAGCGGGACTCGGCACCCTGAAGTGATTTGCTGACGAAGTATACCGGATGCTGTTGTTTGTCTATTTCTGTTACCAAAACGGAGCTGATAGCGTAGTAAGTGATCGATAAGTACAGATATAGCGGTTTACCTGTTTCTAGCGTTCGGAGGATTGGGGGTGTTGTGAGTAGTGTTTTGAGTTCTGTGAAGGCTATTTCACATTCTTCGGACCAGTGGAATTGTTCTTGTTTTCTCAACTTTTTGAAGAAGTGATGCGATCGTTGCGCTATACATGGTAGGAACCTTGCGAGTGCCGCAAGTCGGCCGGTCAATTGCTGCACTTCCTTTATTGTCCTCGGACTTCGCATATTAAGAATGGCTTGGCATTTTTCTGGGTTTGCTTCTATACCTCGGCACGTGAGCATGAAGCCGAGAAATTTCCCACTTTGTACCCCAAAGGCACATTTCTCAGGGTTgagtttcatattgtatttccgAAGTTGTTGGAAGATCTCTGTTAAGTCGTCGGCGTGGTTTGACGTTTGTGTTGATTTTGCTACCATGTCGTCGACATAGACTTCTATGTTTCGTCCAATTTGTTTTGAGAAGATCTTATCCATGAGGCGTTGGTAAGTGGcgcctgcgtttttgagtccgaatgacATGACTTTGTAGCAGAAGTTACCGTTGTCGGTGATGAAGGCGGTTTTGTCTTGATCTCCTTCGTGCATTAGGATTTGGTTGTAACCGGAGTAGGCATCCATAAAGCTTAAGCATTGGAAGCCGGAGGAATTGTCCACAAGTTTGTCGATACACGGTAGTGGGTATGCGTCCttcgggcaggctttgttgaggtctgtatagtcgacacacatcctccatttgcCATTATTTTTCTTTACCATCACGACGTTGGCCAACCACGTTGAATACTTGAGCTCCTTGATGAACCCGGCGGATAATAATTTCTGGGTTTCCTCCAAGGAGGCTGTCCTCTTGTCAGTTCCTAAGTGTCTCTTCTTCTGGGCTATAGGTCGGATTGACGGGTTTATTGCAAGTTTGTGGCAGATAACGTTCGGGTCAATTCCGGGCATATCTGCTGGAGTCCAGGCGAATAAGTCGATGTTTTGTCTCAAGAGTTCCACCAGTTGAGTTCGTTCTGCTTCCTTTAGTGCGTTTCCGAGGTATGTGTATCTATCTTTGTTGCTTGCCAATTGTACTTTGGTGAGGTCATCAAGGGGCATAGGTCGTTCCTGGTTATTTGTTCTTGGGTCCAAGTCTGCCAGGGCATGTAGCTGGTCTGAGTTATATACTGCTTGGACATATTGCTGGTCAAGGTGTTTTGGTTGTTCGTTTTTTAGACTGGCGTTATAGCATTGTCTGGCCTCCTTCTGGTCTCCATGGATTGTCACCACCTTGTTGTCCTGTGAAATAAACTTGACACACAAATGTACAGTGGAAATAACAGCGTTGAACGCATTCAACGATGGCCTGCCTAAGATAATGTTATAGGGACTTTTGCAATCTACTACCAGGTATTGTATTTCTAAAGTTTTGCTGTTGGGGTAATCCCCAAAAGTAGTTTTTAACCAAATATAACCTCGGATAGAGACTCGCTCACCTGAGAAACCTACCAGTTCTCCGGATGACGGTTGTAGGAGTTTGTCACATAAGTTCATTTTCTGGAACGTTGAATAGAACAATACGTCGGCACTGCTCCCTGGGTCCATGAGGATCTTTTTGACCAAGGGCTCTCCAACTTGTGCAGAAATGACCACAGGGTCGTCTAGGTTTCGGTCAGCGGCCTTGTAATCGTCGGAGTTGAATGATATTCCAGGTTTGTCCGAGTTGTTCGGCCGAGGTATTACTGATTCTGTCATAGTCATCATGGCTCGGTATGACCTCTTTCGCGCCGAGCTCGTGCATCCTCCACCTGCAAAACCACCAGAAATACAATTTATTATTCGACGGGGTGGGTTGTTATCGTTTTCTACCTTTCGCCCCTTGTCTCGGGGGTTGTCGATTGTTTTTTGTTGGTTGCCGAGGCCTTCAGTGTTTTTCCTTTGACCTCGTGTGTCGATGTATTTGTCCAGCAGTCCCTGGCGTGCTAATTTTTCAAGCACGTCCTTCGCTATCACACAATCATCCGTTGTGTGGCCGTACTTTTGATGAAAAGCACAGTACTTGAATTTGTCCACGTGTCTCTGGTCCTGGTAGGTGCCGGCTCTGCTTGGTGGTTTGATGAGCTTGGAATGTAGGATATCTTTCACTATGTCCTCTCTTTTTGTGTTGAAGGGAGTGTATGTGTCGAACTTGGGTGTCAGTCTGAATGGCCTTTGGTCTTACCTGCTGGTTGGATGTCTGCTTCGTCTGTCttcttctctgttttgtgtgGGTTTTTATGCCCTCCTGAGTGCTCGGAATTCTTCTACCTCGATTTGGGTTGTTGCTTTTTCTCGGAACTCGGCCAGGGTTTTAGGCTTTGCTATGACGATGGACTCTTGGAATTTCCCAGGGCGGAGGCCACTTTTAAGGGCGTGGAGGTGGACTTCGGGGTTCAGGTTGGGTATCTCATTAGTTGCTTCTACGAATCTGGTCATGTAGTCCTTTAGACTTTAGCTTGGTCCCTGTTTGATTGTGCTCAGGTAGTCTGAGTTATGGACATAGATTTTTGAGGCAGCGAAGTGGTTGACGAACTGGTCGGCCAACTCGTTAAAACTTGAGATGGAGCCTTCGGGTAGGTTGGAAAACCAGATGAGTGCGGCTCCGTCTAAGAAGGTCGGGAAGGTTCGGCACAGGAGGGGGTCGGATTCTTTATTCATGAACATCATAGTGTAGAATTTGGTTACATGGACATTTGGGTCTCCTATTCCGTAGTAAGGTTTTAGGGTTGTCGGCAGTGTGAGGTTTTCGGGCATTTTGAAATTCATAACTGGTTTTGTGAAGGGGTTGGTTCTTTTGACTATGGTTTTTGTCGTTTTGGGAGTAGTTTGTTTGGTCTCGGAGGAGTGCTCGTTGTTGTCCTCCTTTTGTTCGGCATTTTTGCGTTCGCCCTTCGCGTGGCCGTGCTCCATCTGGCGCAGGAGCTCGGCCATCCTTTGATTCTCGGCCCTGAGGGCCTCATTGATTGCCATCATCTCCGGTGGGTTGACGTCGGAGGGAGCGTGGCTGTATTCGTCTGCCATTGTTTGTGTCCTGCAAAACAGAGGAGATAAAAAATGCACAGGGCAAAGAAAAAATGGGGTTAAATGAATCGGGCCctacggtgggcgccaaatgttcctgcGTGAGAGTTGACTCCGAGGTATAGCACGTTCTGATAACACACAGACTGGCTTTCCTTGGAGTAGTGAGGGAGGAACGTCGTCTTCTACCGGAGGGGCGGCGTTGGGTACCTGAAAAgggactccgacgctcaagtaagtGTAAGTATGAGAGAGTTCAGGAGAAAGACTAGAGTCAATAGCGTACCTCTCACTTGAGTATGTATTTCGTATATATTGGAGTCTGTTGAGGGTGGTTACGCGGATTTGTTGGACTGGGTAGAATTTCTATCCGTTGTGTGCTTTGTTTTCGGAGTTGAGGAGAGATTTGGGGAGGGCTTATGTGTTCAGTTCCGAGTTTGTTGTTGTTTTATCCTAACGGATCAGATTTTATGATGTTTTTAGAATAATGTTATTTTTACTTCAAATGTTAAAGACTTGATATTCAAACATACATCCAAACTTACTGATTTATGTTTTGGTTCTTTTATATGAAAACTAAACTTCCATCATGAATAAgtttatgtattttatattaagtAAATTCCTAACCATTTGTCCGAAAGAGAAAGCGGTCTTCCACGTTTGAAAATCACTAATCGTGTCCAATAATCCCAGAAACCAATAAATGGGAAAAGATCTTCAATAATCCCAGAAACCAATTTGGAAGGAGTAGTACCATGGAGGAGGTACATTATCTGTTCTTCTCTAGTAGGACCATCTAGTCAGTGTGCAAGTGGAAACAAGAAATCACCAAATGAAGGCCATGATGCTAACAATATCAATgtatatacaaaaatattatcTAAGAGGCTTGTTGCTGATATGCAAAATTATCAGAATGGAAGTTCTTCAGCAGATCCAACTCAACTTATGAACCAGAATTTGGAAACACACATCATCAATGAATCTGGCACCAATTCTCAACTCGAAAATCCGGTACTATACATAAAAGTTGGTTTATATTCATTCAATTTGGTGTGTGTCGACTTAGTATACAAATACAAAATGATAGAGTACACAACTTTTCGCTTGTTACCAAACAGCGAAATCTCTGGACTTAACCAATTCGATTTGTACTGATGAATAACAAAGGAGAACAAATCTAATGTTGACATGAATATCACTAGTTTAAAATCGCATGCATGCATGATAAGATCCATAGATATATAGATAGATAATTACTAAGACTGAATTCATTTATGTTCCATGTTTAATTGTTGAATCCTATATATAATATCACAATCTGCATAGTCTGGTttattcaattatcaatcaacttaTCATTATATCTAGTGTTGGTATATTTAACA contains the following coding sequences:
- the LOC107632294 gene encoding uncharacterized protein LOC107632294 — encoded protein: MTRFVEATNEIPNLNPEVHLHALKSGLRPGKFQESIVIAKPKTLAEFREKATTQIEFDTYTPFNTKREDIVKDILHSKLIKPPSRAGTYQDQRHVDKFKYCAFHQKYGHTTDDCVIAKDVLEKLARQGLLDKYIDTRGQRKNTEGLGNQQKTIDNPRDKGRKVENDNNPPRRIINCISGGFAGGGCTSSARKRSYRAMMTMTESVIPRPNNSDKPGISFNSDDYKAADRNLDDPVVISAQVGEPLVKKILMDPGSSADVLFYSTFQKMNLCDKLLQPSSGELVGFSGERVSIRGYIWLKTTFGDYPNSKTLEIQYLVVDCKSPYNIILGRPSLNAFNAVISTVHLCVKFISQDNKVVTIHGDQKEARQCYNASLKNEQPKHLDQQYVQAVYNSDQLHALADLDPRTNNQERPMPLDDLTKVQLASNKDRYTYLGNALKEAERTQLVELLRQNIDLFAWTPADMPGIDPNVICHKLAINPSIRPIAQKKRHLGTDKRTASLEETQKLLSAGFIKELKYSTWLANVVMVKKNNGKWRIFMDAYSGYNQILMHEGDQDKTAFITDNGNFCYKVMSFGLKNAGATYQRLMDKIFSKQIGRNIEVYVDDMVAKSTQTSNHADDLTEIFQQLRKYNMKLNPEKCAFGVQSGKFLGFMLTCRGIEANPEKCQAILNMRSPRTIKEVQQLTGRLAALARFLPCIAQRSHHFFKKLRKQEQFHWSEECEIAFTELKTLLTTPPILRTLETGKPLYLYLSITYYAISSVLVTEIDKQQHPVYFVSKSLQGAESRYPKLERLALALVITARRLRHYFQSHTIIVRTEQPLRQILTRPELAGRLIKWSIELSEYDIQYQSRGAIKSQALADFVAKLTQEDTSPQEDPWTLYVDGASNSKGSGAGILLENSQGIQLEQSLQFTFQASNNQAEYEALIAGLCLAQTMGITKINVKCDSLLVVQQVTGNFQVKDPLLEKYNAMVNNLIRRFDRFDILHIPREQNNRADLLSKLATTRSQYNSPVLSQLTLDEPSVTLTTMASVS